The nucleotide window atactctgccaacccacattaaactaagtacatctttaacacagtttaaaagttctttaaaaactcacttaatgaaagaagcattttactgacgtgcatcaccatattttgttcacctattgattgttgttcatgtgtagattaagttgtaatgaaaattaatttttattttgtagtttaagttaatctttgtatcgcgccttgagcgccattgatttggtggagatgtgcgcattagaaattcacattattattattattattattattaaacccaTACACCTGTACAGTACTTACATCATTAGCCAACCCCCATATTATTGGTCTTCCTAAGAATACAGCTCTGGCTCCTAATGCGAGAGCTTTAAATACATCTGTTCCTTGCCTTACGCCTCCATCCATATAAACCTCTACTCCTGAGTCCTTTACTGCTTTAACTACTTCAGGAAGAGCATCAATCTAAAGGAAAATTAAGAAGATGCAGATGCAGATGTCagtattatttatataatttatatgatCTCTTTATTTGTATGTGTACCTGGTGTTTTGGAGTATGGTTGAGCTCAGTGATAGGCGTGGTGTGGCTGTGGTGTGAATTAGGTATGCGTGTGTGAGTATGGGGTGCAGGTGGGGGTGGCTGTGTCTTGTGGTGTTTGGGTGTTGTATGTGTTCAGAGGTGATGGGACCATGTGTGTTGGGCATGCTGTTGTGTGTGCATCTGCCCCGGCATCTGCATGCATGGCAGTGTGTGCAATCATGCTCCCTTCACCTATGTGCCCTTTTTCCACCCACGCCCGACTCACACCTGCATACGGGTGTTTCAGGATGTGGCAATATCCATTTATGCtttatatgtgcaatatttttcatcttttatcttgcattatttgaatttaaatttgttgtttatatattttgtatttgtaattttgaaatattttgatatcttttaattaatgtaaaaattgctcaatttggccttaggACCACGATGCTTTttcaataaaatgaaatgaaatgaaacttaTGCGCTTTAGTATTTTTGGGTGTATAGCAAACAGGAGGGAGTGGCTTCAGGCATGTTAAAGTCATGTTGTAAGATTTCCATcagaaatagatttgtatttcttttccacaaaatgtttgttttcattctcAGAAATGTCTCCTTGAGCCGTACAAATGATGCAAAACAAAGACAATCGCTATTTAATTCAATCACGCGTGTCACGCAATCGATCATGACGGAGGTCGGTCCTGTTGATGTGTAATGCaaaccgacatcgcctggctaataattatttggtgcagcagagacattaaaatgaatacacgggatcgatacacgtgaattgctatgcacgattttgatatcagacgaaaatcttcggatactgggttagaaaatgatgaatatctcccgtaaatgaatttttctcaagaaaccagatgtggtctcatacacttgaaaatacgtgttgaacagatattatagtcgttagcgtgcgctttgaaaattggccgtgcgctttgaactcaaaatttgaccaaaactctcaattttatattgcgttggtcctgtaggcctatggactacagcgcgcagcaggctatagcggcactcactcaagtggagacagtatattaaccattgaccgcaatgtcgtatacaagcttgctcacacagcgagaaatcaattaccccgtctattgtcatagccttagtcaggtcacttcgctaataatatgcatctcataaggtccgaataaaatggccatgggtggctgtggattcaacctaccatggcgatttctactatgaagatatcggggcgatgtcactgtgtaatGAACATCCCAATGCAGTTAGGGCCTAATACATAAGAATCGTGAATACCATACGTAAAGCTTATGCAGACTAGTGTTATTGTATTTAAGAGTaaagccaaaacaaacaaacaaatggcggcttttttgttgttgtttttttgcacactgctttaaaaaaagtatttgtattcaaaaatcaataaaaattgacatttcagcTTAATTTGAACGTGGAAACTCTTTTGTGTTTGATGCATGGCTTCTTTTGTGAACAATGGGAAATTGTTCTGTTTAAATTTTCTTCATAAAAGTTACAATGAAACCAATGGTGCTATTTGCGTGTTTTTCTTCTtgtattatttaaaaaacaacatacCGCATGGACGTATTGCGCATTGCACTTTTTCAGAGCTGCTGCCGGAAACAAACTTGGTTTTGTTGCCTAatcaaaagacaaaaaaacacacacagaCAAAACTTACTGTAGCAGGGACTCCGTCAAGTTGTCTGCCGCCATGTGCGGATACGAGAATTGCATCAACTCCAGCTTGCACGGCTTCTCTTGCACTGTCACCTGGATAAATATCAAGCAAAGAAAAGTATTAAAACTAGCAAGATGCTCGCCTGCTCACTCGTTATCAGTATTCATGGTGTTTGGCTCTTCCAAAAGCAATCGAGACAATTATGACAAATGTCTGTTTTGGGCAATTTGGTCTATTCTGATGTTCCTTTCTTCTCTTACATGTGTTGCTGCTTTGAACACATATGTTAGGTCACTGTTATCACttgctgggagtgaaattgtacaaaataatgcacgcgtaatGAGATTTTGATGCGTCTAGAGCACGAGTCCctatacgcatttattaacctatttcatacacgagaaaaaaaatccacgatttttgttgtttttataacaaaatggtCACTAAAAGTGTTACAAAATACAAGCAAACATAAATGCATCAACCAggaagaaaaatgaacgcgtccgaaagcattgCGAGTTGTACGCGGAGTTCGCGCCCGTGCATTAGACACAAACATTGCatgttttggatttttctaacgcttgctctgattggttcttgctatcAAAGAGTGTATTCTCTTTTATGCCAGTATTCAATAAATCAACTGTACCATAATCAATTCATAAACTCATGAATAATGCGATGTGTTTAATACAATCACAGATAACTTTTAAATATGCGGaggcaaatgcaggtcattgaaaaagtaaaatGACCGCGTCTCGTAACGTAGCTAGAATTACGCTTTACAATGATCGCGCCGCGTGACGTGttaacaatttacgcggacgctgcCACCGTATTTGGGCATCGCATGATTGCGcactagtgtgattggtcgccaGCGATATTTCCTTTAacggctattcgattttttacagggaaaacgaaagatacagttaaaattttgttctgttttcaaatttaaagaagaaaatgtgacgaaaTTGAATTAAACAACGTAAAAAGTGGAcgtcggaatatccctcgggcctACGCTCACTGGGATATGGATATTCCTCAgctccaaagcacaatgtttagatactTTACAATACCctaaaacaactgatgcgcagtcattaacctctgaaCATTTTTAGCTTGGCGTGTTTTTTAAGCAAAACACTCACCCGTAAGCACACCCTTCACAACAATCGGTAGCTTAGTGATATTTCTCAGCCAATGTATACCTTCCCATGTTTCCGAGTTGACCATCTGCTCCCACCAATAATCCCATAAGGCTATATCACCATTAGCTATTGCGCTTCTTACTTCAGGGTTATTTGGGTCATACAAATTTACTAGTCtgagaaaaacacaaaatgaatgtttgcttaatataagaattttacttgAATGATATTTTAGGTTTTGATATTCTGTTTTGTGATGGACATTTGATAATAGATTCCAAATGATCTCGAAGGTTAGGGACAAGGCTAATACATATGAAAGGTATAAACCTCGACTCTAGGCAATCTTCAGTACAGTGTGTccgaaaaaaattactatatgATTCAATTCTGTCATAACTTCGAAAGTACATACTGAAATTGAAAACTTTGAAGTCACATAAACAGTTTCCTACATCAGTGCAAATTACATAGAAATTCGGTTCAGTGGTTACAAACTTTGCGATTCCTGTGTGTCCTTTTGGAGTCATGACAAAATAAAATCATCCGGCAATTTTTATTGGCACACCCtgtatgtagtctaaatgttACTCTTTCATCTCTATCATCCTTTAAAAAAAGACACATGTTCGCTAAAAATCGGAATACAAAATTAATACTCGTGTTAGATTATTCATGCTGTACTGTACGGAAAATACGGTTTCTTTTTCTACCACAGGGCAAATATTGAGCAATGTTTCATCTGGCACAACagagtaggcctaaatattggTTTACAAACTTTTAGCGTTTTATTTTTCCTGACATCGGGAGTACAAAAATTAATTATTCTTACCTATACTCTTCTCTGGGAGCGACGAAGCCTCGCTTCATACTTCGCTTATTTCCCAATACAGGAGAATCAATTGTCACTACAACCGCCTTGAAACCTGCTCTTTCTGCTTGCTTTACATAAAATCTAGTCACCTTCTGATCTTTAAAGAGGTGTATTTGGAACCAAAGCATGGCATTAGGGGCGGCTAATGAGATGTCTTCAAATGTGAAAAAGGCACTGCTACTGACAATCATAATTGTGTTGAGGGTCTCTGCAGCTATAGGAAGAAAGGAAGAGACAGAAGGTTTATAGTAGATATATATGAAATAAtggtctcattttaaagcttggGCAATATCttgaacagtgtacttcggttatatttataaatgcgcttttataaatacgcacgtgaccacctccgcgctgccataacagcttatagatagtaagtctcgaagtgaccttcaacatagcgggtggtcttcctattaTTTGAATGCAacggcggaacaacatgagactactgtgcaacaacagttgtctattttgttcaactttatgatattgtaaacgtttccgtcgttgaatatttatTCCGTCGTCGAATacattcaaaatgttgttgttgatagcatattacaaattcggaacccccatatgtaataattttgctattcaattaatacttcaatttgatgatatttatctacagagttcctatccttttctgtatagtggtcaatgcatgaggatttggtcacgcttgctggtcttgttatgtcgtgcccatgggtcacgtgcgtatttataaaagcgcatttataaatataaccgaagtacactgttgaaCAACGATTTTGAAAAGTTATCTCGTTGGGTTGATATGTTCCTTCCTTACTCTGTGAAAACTGCTCTTTTTTACATCTGTTTACATAAACAGAGCGCGAGTGCTCTCAATCTATGACTACggtaccgggggggggggtcactcccattgtggcctgcacACCATCCGCgctaataaaaacgcgtaaaaagggtagtttttcgtgggtaggcacgatacgcgcgtatcgtgtttagggtgtcaaaaccgtaaatattggaaaaaagggtagcaaaattgcaattgctaatacgcggaaatgaaatttagggtatgaaatttgatgcaaggaataaaatccctgtttagggtgtgaaaagaCTTGTTTCGGGTATCggtttagccaagggttaaatccttgtttagggtgcttttcaaaagttgattatcgcggatggtatacaggccacaatgggagtgaccccccccggcTACGGTAGCTACACATTTTAAATAGCAGTTCTTCCATagtgaaagtatacattttctcaAAGAAAATATGATGATAATCCAAATTCAACATTCAGCATGGGGTATTGTAAAcagaataatgttttaaaaaatagggtaaaaataatatattttggaACACCCTGTAAATAGCGCTTACGAAAAAAATCGTGGCTTTGTCCCAGGGGTTTCGTCTGAAAGTCCACATATTGTTCTTAATCCAAACAAACAAAGATGTTTTATTGTGTTTTAAGTTAGAGTCAATAATTTACAGTGTATCAAAGTTGCACACTTTTTATGAGGATATTCCACTTTTTCACCCTGTATAACTGGtggatcaccctgtataccaaatTATACTGTGCATCCAATGCGGATAATTATCTTCCTTACGCTCATAGCTCTTCAAAAAAAGGGGACCAGTAAGGGTACATTTTTAAATTTAAGATATCATCAAACTTGCCCAGCGGCACTAAAGGTGGCGAGTTCAAGACGCATGGCCATGTTGCTCGTTGCCGTTGCTTGTTGTCATGACTACATTACGTTTGGGAACATTAAAAATCTAAACAAAACTTGGACCAATTACACATCATAGTTTATTACCCTTAGTACCAGTACCACAATATCCTGGTCATGTAGTGCGTCTGATAATACGATAACCAGTTTATGTGGTCACCTTAATGACTCATATAGACATCCTCCTGTCGAACTCATGTTGGgatgtgaaaatgaaaacttAGTCTAAGGCAGCAGTAAAGTAAATGTCAATCGGAACATAATCCTTTAATCTTACCTCTGGCAGTAGTCTTATCTCCTTCAATATCAGCAAATCTCTGACCTGCCGTTGGTGAAATGCAGATAGGAAAACTTACAGGGTGGCCCAAAACAGTGGTAGAAAACTGACGATTTGAAACATCTCTCAGCACACGTGGACGCAACCGGTATCTTTATAATGATAAAACAAATACGTGTACAGtatgtatcaaatttaaatataaatttattatgctACGTTATCTTTGtccaaaattatttaattttgtgtttttatagtTACTATTTATGTCAAATATAGATCCAAATTACTTTTTACCTACCTTTTAAAAGCGTTCTTACAGTCTTTCATTGTCTGACCCTCATCGGCATAGTCCATGTACCAGTTAAATACCGGGGGAGGCAATACTTCTTTTGCTCTGTTTTCATAGTCTTGAATGCACACACTAATAAAAAgaatcaatgaaatatttttcacAACTTCTGTCTTGACGACAAAGGTTCGCAGAGAATCATGACGAAACAAGTACGTGCTTACCTTTTAAAATCCTGAGTATAGCATATTTATATCTGgtctgtttaccatgtttacaactcgCCAAAATATGAGAATGTTGCTACAATGTTGTTAAGTTTCAAAATCAAATCTTGTTTTGACTTAAAAGCGATTATGAAATACGACaagtataaagcttgatactatcccAGCGAGTATTGGGAATGGGTGGTAAAACATGATTATAGGGAGTATTGGATCATCTTTGTCGCCTCATATCCCTTTTAAAAAGAATGTTATACTTTTTATTTTTTGCGTGCATCGGATGCGTTCACCCATAGCGTTCACCTATAGTGCGGAAGTGAAATAATAGAAAGCGGTtattattcagtaagctaggaggtcaaatgtttttgatgacgtgagttaaaacttgttggagtATTGTAGGAGGATATACAACCAAGTCACGGGTGGCGAAACACGATATTGCCGAAAAGACGCaatgctatgtacaaaagtataggtacatgtatacatataatatataattttatactCAGTCATACTGGCCATTACAATTTACATGTCAAGTTGCTTCAAAGACAAATTCAGTAAGCTAGGAGGTCAAATGTTTTTGATGACGTGAGTTAAAACTTGTTGAGTATTTTAGgaggatatatatatatacaaccaAGTCACGGGTGGCGAAACACGATATTGCCGAAAAGACGCaatgctatgtacaaaagtaggTACATGCTATAATTTTATACTCAGTCATACTAGCCATTACAATTTAATGTCAACTTGTCAAGTTGCTTCAAAGACAAATACAAATGGTTATACTTACAGAGCAGTATCGTCAAATTCTTTCGTAGTAGTCATTGTAACAGAGTAAATTTAGGCATAATAACGATAACAACAAATTTGACTGCTTTTTGTTTTGTCGTCTGAAACCGACACTGCTatataccggtagtctcatgCTGTACGTCATTGtgttaatatgaatattaatgagtaatATCAGGGCCACTTTCGGGTCAGCCAGTGGCATATTAAACCACTCCGGCACTGGGCAGTACAGTATGGCGCGCGATGGCTGGGGTGTCTCCGAGTGGGTTTTTCTGGCTGGGTATTTTGGttagaaataaaataatagttCATAATATTACAAGGTAATTGGTAGAGACAATTAGAAGAGTTGACACGATATTTTTCTCCCTCGCTGCTCGCTCGCACAAATCAATGAGCAGTTAAAATTGGCATGAAGTGCCCATGATGGTATCAGGCATCACACGTACGTGGTATACAGTAGGCTACGTAAAACCCTGGTAAAACCCAGTAATTACGGTAGCCTAAATGTGATCGCGGGGAGGGGCCCAGAAATATTCTTGACATTATCTTACTAATTTAGGTCAACTGACATGTTTGGTGATAATAAGGCTGTAGTAAAATTTTGGGGAAACAATAAAATTGCAATCTGTCACTGCAACGAATGCAAGAGAAGAccaataagggacgcaccataagATATAAAGGGAGGGCTTGATAGTTTTATGGAAAAAAATTGTCTCGCCATCTGAGCAAAGAAAAGATTTCATGTCAAGGGtaggaaaaaaattacagtttaatTAAGGAAAATAATTATTGACGTCCTATTttattagtttggcttaaaataatgcattttttctcgcgctttgcgcgaatttgttccagcataggcctacatgtatgatagGCCTAATCCACGGGAGTCAATCTTGATGCGGACACGGCACTGGTGCGGGCCTACTGGGTTTGGATGTGAGGATGTCAGTATGAATGATGATGTAtatcacagattatagaagggGATACGTCTAGATGTTTACGCACCagagttatatatttttcaatatcATGGATAGGGCCTATCCTTTGAAAAAAATTCTGCACAAAAACTcactaggcctatatcatttaACCTAAAGATACTGCTTTTTACGGCACATGAGAATTTAGGTGCTATATAAAAcgttaaaatggtaaaaatatagaCTTAGGCggcaaatataaaacaacattaTAAAGTTGTTTAACCAATGCACACAAATGGCTGAAAATAGAGAACTCACTATTCAATaacgatgaaaaaaaaaaattgagtctcatgttaatgaaaaaaattcttCACCAAGGTGTTCAAACCCCCCCCAAAcaaaaattgcttcaccgaggtgttCCAATTatgcttcaccgaggtgctaacCGGGTGCTAAACAAATCGA belongs to Amphiura filiformis chromosome 18, Afil_fr2py, whole genome shotgun sequence and includes:
- the LOC140139778 gene encoding 2-Hydroxyacid oxidase 1-like gives rise to the protein MTTTKEFDDTALVCIQDYENRAKEVLPPPVFNWYMDYADEGQTMKDCKNAFKRYRLRPRVLRDVSNRQFSTTVLGHPVSFPICISPTAGQRFADIEGDKTTARAAETLNTIMIVSSSAFFTFEDISLAAPNAMLWFQIHLFKDQKVTRFYVKQAERAGFKAVVVTIDSPVLGNKRSMKRGFVAPREEYRLVNLYDPNNPEVRSAIANGDIALWDYWWEQMVNSETWEGIHWLRNITKLPIVVKGVLTGDSAREAVQAGVDAILVSAHGGRQLDGVPATIDALPEVVKAVKDSGVEVYMDGGVRQGTDVFKALALGARAVFLGRPIIWGLANDGENGVKKVLEIVRDEFSVTMALAGCSKLDDIKASMVIHESQYLSKL